TGCTATTTATGGACTCACCAAGGATGCTGCAAGGCCTGGTCACCATCGAACCTCTCGGCCGGATCTTTCTGCAGTAAGTGAAGTATGAAGTCTTTCGCTGAAGCATTAGTGGGCAGGAGAAAGCAGAGAACACAGAGATCAATACCACTTAATGTGCCTGGCATGTGGCGTGTTTAGGGCTGCATTATAAAACACTGCGTTTTAATTCAATGGGTGAAGTTTTCAAACCACTCCTGAAAGCAGCTGTGCACCAGTTGCTCCACTTAGCATCTCGGCAGCGTATCTCAGcatataaaatgatttttaaataatgatataAGTAAATGGATCAGAAGGGTGTGTAgatgtaaatatactgtatgtagtgtATAGTAGATATCTCATATTATTGATGGAACATACAGTAGTGCCAAAAGTGATTTATTTAATTGACATCTTTGCTCTTCAtttaaatattactttattaaaaattattattaaatattataaactgaagctcagctttaAGAAGAATTTAGGGAGGATGGCCACAAATGACACATTTGCAAAGTTTAAGTCAAGGCCTAGGAGAATGACTAATGAAGTCGAAAACAAGATGatcaaaaaaaatatgaataactgATCAAATTATAGTCATATTCTGTGTACATCCGTGGAAAAATTATTCCGTATTTAATTTAATCACCATTTCTATAgatgacagcatgacaagacacatgaaaactgtgataaaagttatctcatatttttttttacttttcctaaatacatgtccaaatattactgttgtatattGCTTATAcgtgaacatgaacttgttttctttgcagtatttgaggtctgtacaaatacagagcatcttttctgttattttgacctgtttctccagttttcattttctgcaaatgaatgcaaatagaaacactatttttatttgaaatttgggagaaatatcgctagtagttcacagaatgaaacaaaaaaatgatcattttacctaaatagTACagtcagaaaaactgaaaataattctgaaatggtctcttaatttttttctgcggctatATTTTGGGTTTTGGAAACAGCAGGAGTCAAATGTGGTTGTGGTCATACCTGAATCTGAAATGTCATCCCAATACGGCGAATCAAATTCATATTCAGCCTTCATGATCAGTTTGTAGAGTTGTGTGTCATTATCGTCGTAGAACGGAGGATAGCCACACAATCTGTCAGACACATCACACCACTGATAGACAGTGTATTCTGAGCAGTGTGTATTTTATTCAGACTGATGTATAAATACTCACAGAATGAAGGTAATCACCCCGATGGCCCAGATATCCACCTCTTTACTGTATGTCTTCTGCTGTAGAAGTTCAGGAGCTGTGATCACATGACTGGCATCACAATCAGCGCTAAAGTAAAGACTTTTATAAACAAAACGTTTTTTGGTGGAGCTTTGTGGCAGTTTGGGTTCAACAAAGAATCTTCTTGAGTTGCTACATGATTCTTTGAGattcaagaaaaaaacatccttGATTTTACATTAGTGTTCTTCAGATAGGGGTCTTGGTTTCTTATCGATCATCATGCTGTTGATTTACTGcatgttttatatacatatatcagATAAAATGAGTTTTAATAGCATGAACTTAGACCATAATTATGACGTCATGGCGACCCCGAAAGCcaccaaattattttttaatggtgTATTTATAAGTGCACTGCTCTTTTTTTTTGCTCatattttttctaaatgttgggttatttgaACCCaccgttgggtcaaaaatggacaaaccaaACCGTTGGGTTAAAAATTAGCATGCCGGGTTGGTTCATATAACCATAtcctgggttaatttaacccaactgttgggtttgcCCATTTTTAACCCAACGATGGGTTCAAAAAACCCAACATCTTTAAGAGTGTATATTGCTTGACTTTGGTCAAACTAATTTGCTTATAGTTGTGTTTTGGCCACACAAGTaagatacagtatgttattaacagtgtatataCAATAGTATTAGTAAAAGATTTTACTCTTACCAACGTATGCTGGTGTCCCACAAGCAGTGGACAGAGCTCCTTGATCTTCCATTTTAGACAAACCAAAGTCACTGATGACAATTTTGGAGTCTTCTAATGGAGTCTCATACAACAGGTTCTCTGGCTGATGGAAAGAGAACTAGCTACGGTTATAATAGACTCTTATCTGCAAACCACCCACATTGAGAAGCATTTTAGTCGatgttttattcaaaatgttCCCAAGGACAGTCACTACATCACCAGAAAATGTTTTTCAGCAGGAGAGCTCTTTAACGTAAGCGTAAAAAATTAAAGTGATAATGTTTTTTCTCGGGTACCTTTAGATCCCGATGCACGATGCCCAGCTGGTGGAGATATTTCACTGCATTCAGCACCTGGAATATCACCCGACTGGCATCTTTCTCAGTGTAACTGCCTCTCTCCAAAATCCTGTCCAAGAGCTCTCCACCTGTCAAACTACATCACACATGACAAAATAATCAATCATCTAATACATgatctgtctgtttctctgtctgtctatgtcCAGTCAAACAGCAATTCTTTagatgaaatacattttataattatatcTTATACACTATATTCACAAACACTATATAATAGAATGTTCTTAATATTgcacacattatacatatgcattacataataaataattttcacTATACAACATAAGTAGCCTACACTTGAATATTTTCagtatacatacacacacacacacacgcacacacacacacacacacacacgtctggtttattatctatgtgtggggacagtccataggcgtaatgatatttatactgtacaaaatctatattttatcccctaaacctaaccatcatagaaagctttttgcattttcagattttcaaaaaattcCCATGGGGaactcaattttggtccccataaATTGgtgtccccaccgggatataaaaaacaagggcacacacacacacacacacacaaacagtattTTACATTATTCTCATTAACATTTCACTCACAGTGTCATTACCAAATACAGTTTTGTAGGCGTCTCAAAAGTTTCCTCCAAAGAAACTATATTTTCATGGTTTATTctgtgcaaaaaaaaagaaatagaaaaaCATTATGCTGTTTGGATCATTGACATACCATGCCTGCAAACTGTCCACCTAACCAAGAAAAAACCTGCTATAAAGTCAAATAATCAATCAAAAAGGGCTGACCTGCGTAAAACAGCGATCTCATTCTCCAGCATTGATTCTTTGCCCTTCAGCGCCCTCTTGCGGATACACTTGACAGCTACAAGCTTGTGGCTGAACTTATGCTGAGCTACTCGAACCTCAGAAAATGATCCCCTAAGACATTATAAATTCATGTTATTCATAATTTACTGTTTTCATATCAGTGTTAAAAATGTGGATAATCATAAGAATAATTAGGCTATGCTTGAAAGCCACGATACTTAGTCttttaaaagcaatttataTTTGAAGCATTTAAGTTTCTAGAGTGTCAAATATGTTTGGTTTCCACTAGACAAGTCTTTAAATTAGCTTGATAACGTAAATTGTTACGATTTATTCTGTGGTGTTTAGAATATTTTGAGATAGGCCTATTGAATGTAAAAGTCTATATAAATGAAATACTAACTCTCCCAGTTTCTCTCTGAGCTCATAAACAGCATTGATGTCATCTGATTTTCTCCGAGGGTCTTTCAATAGTGGCATTCTGACGCAGGGTGAGAGCTGcacattacacacaaacacacacacgcacacacgcacacacacgcacacacacacacacacacacacacacacacacacacacacacacacacacacacatatgagcTGCAAACAAGCACCTAAAATCATCAGCACTTTCATTTTTCTAAAGTATAGTGACACATTTTGCCCTCTTTCAGCAACAAGCACTCAAGAATGTTTTGACATGCAAATGATGCAAAATCTGTTCTTTCCAGGTTTGAATGGCTCACAAAAAGGTATGATCGATTTTCTTTTCCCTTGCAAAATTTCTCTCAGAGAACACACCTGATGCTTCATATTTGCTGCCAAAATGAGCTTCACTTTTCACATGCATAATCAAAGCAATTCAGTTGTGTATGAATGAAGGAATAAGTGACACATCTCTAACTCCAATATTTATCGTTACAGTTAGATCAATAACAAGTAAACACTTTAGAAAGGGTGTCAAAGGAGAAGCATACCTGATAAAATCACCTGCCGACTGCTgctgtaaaaactaaaaatcttcTGCAGCAAACTCCCAACAGTCTCTCTGCTCTTCAATCAAACatcacattcattttacaccgaCTACAGAGAGGAGAAATGATTTCTGAAAAAAGGGACAACAAGCAAGTAtagcacaaaaaaagaaaggcaGATGTGAGCAGAGAGTTACACAAATAAGTCAATCTGTGAGAATacgaagagaggagagagaaaaggaaaggatgagagagagagagagagagagagagagagctggtcAAGCTAAGACTCACGTCGACTTTCTCAATGTGATGCTGTTGCATGATAAGgagatatatactgtacactgttTCAATTAAAGGAAGAGTTCTCACATCATTTATTCCTTTAGCACATTAAATAGGTATTCTTCATCATTACAATGACTGTTTGCAGAAAGCGCTACTGTTTAGAAATACCTTCAGATTGCAGAGACCAGAAGCTACAGTCTCTGTTTATATTATTGAATCTGTTTTCAGTAGTGTGACAGTGGCAGTGATCCAGAATTCTCTCAGACTTCCTTGTACGGGCAAAGGAATATTCTTCATGAGTATTACATTCCACTGCTTTGCCATGTAAACACTGCGCATCGTAAACCACAGACTTTCTCATGTGTTGTAAACCGGCTAACATCAATGTAACAAAACATCAGAAGTACATtgtttcaatttattttattacatcttGGCTGTTCTTTTTGTGGTGGCTGAATGTTACGTTACTTATATATAATGTGACATCAAGTAAGGCGTTAACATTAAAAAGTATAATCAGAATATGATTGGTATTAAACGGGGTTGATAAGCTTGATACAGCTTGATGTGATCAATAGTGATGAAGTGTAAATCATTTAGGATTTGATGGTACAAAACAAGTTAACAAGCCTGCCATAGATTTGTAACAAATTTCTGCTGATGTTTTTTCTCTGACCTTGATGACACACGTGTTGTAATGAAGAATCGCCACTAGAGGGAAGCCTTGATTTACTTTTGTTTCCCAGTAACAAAACACTTagagaaaacattaaaaaagataTATCATGGTTTTAGTATTtcatattattagtattattatttaataataataaaatgtaatgcattattataatatataatataatattaatatatatttttatgttgtttacacTTTATGAGTCatttttagttatgtttttgttg
Above is a genomic segment from Triplophysa rosa linkage group LG17, Trosa_1v2, whole genome shotgun sequence containing:
- the pnck gene encoding calcium/calmodulin-dependent protein kinase type 1 isoform X3, which encodes MLENEIAVLRRINHENIVSLEETFETPTKLYLVMTLLTGGELLDRILERGSYTEKDASRVIFQVLNAVKYLHQLGIVHRDLKPENLLYETPLEDSKIVISDFGLSKMEDQGALSTACGTPAYVAPELLQQKTYSKEVDIWAIGVITFILLCGYPPFYDDNDTQLYKLIMKAEYEFDSPYWDDISDSAKDFILHLLQKDPAERFDGDQALQHPWISGGAALDKNIHGSVSAQIQKIFAKSQWKRAFNATIIVRHLTKKTHPEDDEGDQSTGTI
- the pnck gene encoding calcium/calmodulin-dependent protein kinase type 1 isoform X1; translated protein: MPLLKDPRRKSDDINAVYELREKLGEGSFSEVRVAQHKFSHKLVAVKCIRKRALKGKESMLENEIAVLRRINHENIVSLEETFETPTKLYLVMTLLTGGELLDRILERGSYTEKDASRVIFQVLNAVKYLHQLGIVHRDLKPENLLYETPLEDSKIVISDFGLSKMEDQGALSTACGTPAYVAPELLQQKTYSKEVDIWAIGVITFILLCGYPPFYDDNDTQLYKLIMKAEYEFDSPYWDDISDSAKDFILHLLQKDPAERFDGDQALQHPWISGGAALDKNIHGSVSAQIQKIFAKSQWKRAFNATIIVRHLTKKTHPEDDEGDQSTGTI
- the pnck gene encoding calcium/calmodulin-dependent protein kinase type 1 isoform X2; this encodes MPLLKDPRRKSDDINAVYELREKLGEGSFSEVRVAQHKFSHKLVAVKCIRKRALKGKESMLENEIAVLRSLTGGELLDRILERGSYTEKDASRVIFQVLNAVKYLHQLGIVHRDLKPENLLYETPLEDSKIVISDFGLSKMEDQGALSTACGTPAYVAPELLQQKTYSKEVDIWAIGVITFILLCGYPPFYDDNDTQLYKLIMKAEYEFDSPYWDDISDSAKDFILHLLQKDPAERFDGDQALQHPWISGGAALDKNIHGSVSAQIQKIFAKSQWKRAFNATIIVRHLTKKTHPEDDEGDQSTGTI